Proteins encoded within one genomic window of Verrucomicrobiales bacterium:
- a CDS encoding DUF1080 domain-containing protein, translated as MSVYKRSIWVAMGWLAGAMVLSSAERTIDFTGIPINEPPAGFRAVLGGSGAAGDWRVIEAEVPSALPSLTGQSSRKANRRALAQLSRDPVDERFPMLLYDGEIYGDFTATVQIKMLEGEKEQMAGLAFRVQDEKNYYYVRASALGGSLYFFKVVGGVRSAPIGSRIEIPRGVWHELKIECRGNKIRVGFNGKEAIPELTDKSFTRGKIGFWTKSDSLSHFANLHLNYTPLEILAQALLRDAMAKYTRVEKMKIFSTGTNDPTIKVVAASNPEDLGALGGKVEQDVLERSKVYHSKIDRTVTMTMPMHDANGDTVAAVMLVMKSFPGETEKTAVTRAIPIIKLMEDRVRSHTDLLN; from the coding sequence ATGTCAGTCTATAAACGTTCAATCTGGGTTGCGATGGGCTGGTTGGCCGGGGCCATGGTGCTGTCGTCGGCCGAGCGTACCATCGATTTCACCGGCATTCCCATCAATGAGCCGCCTGCCGGGTTCCGGGCGGTGTTGGGAGGTTCGGGGGCCGCAGGGGATTGGCGGGTGATCGAGGCGGAGGTGCCCTCCGCTCTGCCGAGTTTAACCGGGCAATCCTCGCGGAAGGCGAATCGCCGGGCGCTGGCCCAGCTTTCCCGCGATCCGGTCGACGAACGTTTTCCGATGCTTCTCTACGACGGCGAGATCTATGGCGACTTCACCGCCACGGTCCAGATCAAGATGCTGGAAGGAGAGAAGGAGCAGATGGCGGGGCTCGCCTTTCGCGTGCAGGACGAAAAGAACTACTATTATGTCCGAGCCAGTGCCCTGGGTGGGAGCCTCTATTTTTTCAAAGTCGTGGGCGGTGTTCGCAGTGCGCCGATTGGGAGCCGAATCGAGATTCCGCGCGGGGTGTGGCATGAACTGAAGATCGAATGTCGTGGCAACAAGATCCGGGTCGGCTTCAACGGGAAGGAAGCGATTCCAGAGCTGACGGACAAGTCCTTCACGCGGGGTAAGATTGGGTTTTGGACCAAATCGGATTCGCTGAGTCACTTTGCCAATCTGCATCTGAACTACACCCCGCTCGAGATCCTTGCTCAGGCGCTCCTGCGCGATGCCATGGCCAAGTACACCCGTGTGGAAAAGATGAAGATCTTTTCCACCGGCACGAATGATCCAACCATCAAGGTCGTGGCTGCCTCAAACCCGGAGGACCTGGGAGCATTGGGAGGCAAGGTGGAGCAGGACGTTCTGGAGCGGAGCAAGGTATACCACTCCAAGATCGATCGAACTGTGACGATGACGATGCCCATGCATGACGCCAATGGGGACACGGTGGCGGCTGTGATGCTGGTGATGAAGAGCTTTCCCGGTGAGACTGAGAAAACGGCCGTCACCCGGGCGATCCCCATCATCAAGCTGATGGAGGATCGGGTCCGCTCGCATACGGATTTGTTGAACTGA
- a CDS encoding YihY family inner membrane protein, which produces MADDRRTDPAGANGNQASAAVLEQANADPLSQASTSLRHRFVLFWTVVVEGFIANRCPVRASALAYSNLLALVPVFAVVISVTSGLMKQEGEERISAFIQQFISTITPETKTAFGQLATDPKIAAASKEIAVKIQEFVRNTRSGALGATGVVALLAVGIGMLVRIENTFNDIWGVTQGRSWMSRIVHYWAALTLGPILLVAAIALTGSPYLQTTKDVLANLPLGMGDVVTFCFRFLPFLILTGAFTAFYQVMPHTRIDWQASLVGGLVGGTLWQLNNLLSVFYASRVVSNSYVYGSLGLVPLVMIGLYLSWMILLFGAQVAYVFQNRRVYYQEKQLQDFNPAGREFVALRLMILAARAFQKGGISPPTAQMAEDLGVPTRLATQIVEQLVEGRMLAQVNQEQTGYVPARPLNDITCFDILQALRIGTGEDPLKEAETLASAKLLREELLKVRGAELQVAGRMTLEQMAKLPD; this is translated from the coding sequence ATGGCCGACGATCGCAGAACAGATCCCGCTGGTGCCAACGGCAACCAAGCATCCGCCGCCGTCCTTGAGCAGGCCAACGCGGATCCCTTGAGCCAAGCCTCCACGTCACTGCGACATCGTTTTGTGCTGTTCTGGACGGTCGTGGTCGAGGGTTTCATCGCCAATCGATGCCCCGTCCGCGCCTCCGCACTGGCCTACTCCAATCTCCTCGCGCTAGTTCCCGTCTTCGCGGTGGTGATCAGCGTGACCAGCGGCCTCATGAAGCAGGAAGGCGAGGAACGAATCTCGGCCTTCATCCAACAGTTCATCTCAACCATCACTCCCGAAACCAAAACCGCCTTTGGACAATTGGCGACCGACCCCAAGATCGCCGCCGCCAGCAAGGAGATTGCGGTCAAGATTCAGGAGTTTGTGCGCAACACCCGGAGCGGGGCGCTGGGTGCCACCGGCGTGGTGGCGCTCCTGGCCGTCGGAATCGGCATGCTCGTGCGCATCGAAAATACATTCAATGACATCTGGGGAGTCACCCAAGGCCGCTCGTGGATGTCTCGGATCGTTCACTACTGGGCAGCCCTCACGCTGGGTCCGATCTTGCTGGTCGCTGCCATCGCGCTCACCGGCAGCCCCTATCTCCAAACCACCAAGGATGTTCTGGCCAATCTGCCCTTAGGCATGGGAGATGTTGTCACCTTTTGCTTTCGGTTCCTTCCCTTTTTGATCCTCACGGGCGCTTTCACGGCCTTCTATCAGGTGATGCCGCACACGCGCATCGACTGGCAAGCGTCGCTCGTCGGAGGCCTCGTGGGCGGCACTCTCTGGCAGCTCAACAATCTGCTCAGTGTCTTCTACGCCTCGCGTGTCGTGAGCAACAGTTACGTGTATGGGAGCCTCGGATTGGTTCCGTTGGTCATGATCGGCCTTTACCTCAGCTGGATGATTCTCCTCTTTGGCGCGCAGGTCGCGTATGTGTTTCAAAACCGCCGAGTGTACTACCAGGAAAAGCAGCTCCAGGATTTCAATCCCGCCGGACGCGAATTTGTCGCGCTGCGCCTCATGATCCTCGCCGCGCGAGCCTTCCAAAAAGGCGGCATCTCCCCACCTACGGCGCAGATGGCCGAAGATCTCGGTGTCCCAACTCGGCTGGCCACCCAAATCGTGGAGCAGCTGGTGGAAGGACGCATGCTCGCCCAGGTCAATCAGGAGCAGACCGGCTATGTCCCAGCCCGCCCACTCAATGACATCACGTGTTTCGATATCCTTCAGGCGCTCCGAATCGGAACCGGCGAGGATCCCCTCAAAGAGGCTGAGACGCTCGCAAGTGCAAAACTGCTTCGAGAAGAGCTGCTCAAAGTTCGCGGCGCCGAACTCCAGGTAGCCGGGAGGATGACTCTCGAACAGATGGCTAAACTTCCGGACTAG